Within the Telopea speciosissima isolate NSW1024214 ecotype Mountain lineage chromosome 4, Tspe_v1, whole genome shotgun sequence genome, the region TCGCCTTCCGATCGCAAGCCCCCGCTCGCTGAACTTCCGAGTAAGCTTCGTCCTCCCAGCAGGATCTTGCGCTCCAGTGTTCGCTCCACCAAAGCCCCATTAGGTCATTCAAGAAAAACAACTCAGTAATATTTTTCTCATACCTAAATCGACATCTCAGTAGATATTTTAATAATCTTTGTTATTTAACTTGCAACAGCTTCTGCGACGAAATCCCAGATGGTAAGTCGCTCGTGGGATATGGAAGAATCGTACATGCGATCTGAAGATCAGTCCATTTCGTGCGAGTTAAGGGCCTTGGCAAATATGGTTGAACACGAATTCGGGAACCAAGAAGCAGGTAGTACTGTCTGTCCTAATCCAAGTATTTTATTCGAGAGGGGGAGATTCTATGACGAGTATTCTGCTAGAAGGAATGAGAGGCTTAAGAGGAAGAAGTTTGGTGAAACAGAGGAGATTTCTAGGAGTAGTGTTTGTGGTCTTGGTGTTGTCGTTGAATCTGGGAAAAGGAGGGATTCAAAGAAATACGAGAAGTTGAGGAAATCGGTCCCTGCAAACTTCTCGATTGGGGGAATCGATACTCCTAGATATTCTCTGCGGAGCAGCACTAAGGCCGCCAAGGAGAACAAGAAGCCCAACATACCCATAAACGCCAAGAGGCCTGCGGGTGATGGAGATCGTAAAGTAGTTGAAGTCCGCAGGGTTCGAAAAAGCTGAAAGCTGCAGATGGTTTGCCATCTTATTCTGGAGTTTTGGAGATTTGCTTTCGAAAGGAATGCTTGATGACAACACTGTTCatcttgttttgggtttttcttaTGGACTTGGATACTCTAATGGAATCTCTGTAACTAGGGCGATATATGATTGTGCTTCTTAGGGAATTTTTCCTTAGTTTTCTGAAAGATAAAAAGTGATTTTGAAACTAATTCAAAGAAAAATGATTTGACTGTGTTTATTTAGGATACATGTGCTTTtccttcatcctcttcttcttagTTTTCGCATCAGTGTGCACCCTTCCCTTAGAGGTGAGTTGTTCATGCTTCCCacttggactttttttttttccgggcaAAAGAGAGATGCTAAAGGACACAGGACAATCTTGCGAAAGATTGTTTTGCTTCATAGGTTGTTTTTACTTGTTAACTTTCTTAGGTTGTGCCAGATTTTAGCTCCCCCATCCTTATATCACCTGGCCTTCTTAAGGTTTCAACAAATGGAATCGATCAGTGTCGATTCCAATCTAAATTCATCAGTGCCAATTTCGATCAGAATAGGTTGGAATCAGTCAGAACTCAGAATTGATCACAGCCGATGCTGATCCGAATTGACCAATTCCTAATTCTTAAAACCGTGAGTCTAATAGAGGATTTGCACTCCTGATGAGAGTTTTGATCCTTAGTAATTCAGCAAGTATTGCAAGCAACCCCAATCCAGTAAAATAAGAGAAGCATCAAAGGAGGTTCTGGGAATGAAGCTCAACTTAATTCAGCCTCACCCTAATTAAATGGGCACAGCATGAATCCTCTGTCACCATTCACCTCTATTTGATACCGATTCTAAGCTCTGCATATCTTTTCCTACATTTCTCTAAGACTGCCAGCTTCCACCCGTGGATCTGCCGGCAAAGAGATCTGGATCCCAGGAGTACCTGGCTGATGGAAAGACAAAGAGACATTTTAAGCCTAACCCTGCTTTCTTTTAATTCCTCAAAATTGAATCATATCACTTCCCATTTAAATCTCCATTACACATGttcataccacctcaaatgactttcccCCGACTTATCATGCATCAGTTGTATTCCTAAACTATAGATCTAACTTGTTCATTCATAATTTTATCTTTCTACTGGAAACTTGGTTGGGTCATACTCAAGAAATCAATGAAGACAAAATATTTTCAACTGAGAATATGTATACTTAAGAGTATACCAAAGATTAGATGCTCatctcatttaaaaaaaaaaaaacaaaatagaagcTTAAAATTCATCTTATTTGGCTGCCAAGACATGAGAATGAATCCTAATGCCCTAGCAATGAACCTGTTGATGGCCAATGGTTCCATATTGACCACACCTCTACTTGCTCTTCTTCACACACCATCGCAGAGGAACGCTTTAAGCATGCACACATGATCAACATCTGGATACCCAGGATAGACCAAAAGGTTGTGATCTAAGGGACCAAGCAAGTATTTGCATTATTATTACAGAGAAATGAAAACAGTGAATCCCAAGAGAGAATAaacaatcttcttttaaatccCCATAGGAAAAGTTCAATTCAACATCAACTACAAAGAACACTGGTTTGGTTAAATGTATAGTCAATAGCCATATCATCCAATTTAATCCACCTCCCTACGTGCATTTGATCCTCAATGTTACATCACAATTGGGTTATTATCTTTGCAATGTTAAGACTAATACACTATTACATCCCAGTACTGTAGGTTAACCACCCCTTCATCAGATGTTTGGAAagaggaatatatatatatgagatgCTAGAGGAAATAACCATGTAAGGGTCACCTGATTTGAAAATGCTTAACACTCCGATTCTCTTGAAAAGCCATTTGCAAATTCTCAGGTTGATGTATGTTTGGACAAGGAGCTG harbors:
- the LOC122657909 gene encoding uncharacterized protein LOC122657909 gives rise to the protein MSKMRSPSDRKPPLAELPSKLRPPSRILRSSVRSTKAPLASATKSQMVSRSWDMEESYMRSEDQSISCELRALANMVEHEFGNQEAGSTVCPNPSILFERGRFYDEYSARRNERLKRKKFGETEEISRSSVCGLGVVVESGKRRDSKKYEKLRKSVPANFSIGGIDTPRYSLRSSTKAAKENKKPNIPINAKRPAGDGDRKVVEVRRVRKS